The proteins below are encoded in one region of Paenibacillus albus:
- a CDS encoding Ger(x)C family spore germination protein: MRTRLQLRITTLLCMLSCLLLLSGCWDMKTMQNLIYPIALGIDYKNNQYEAYVQTANFSYVAKTESGTGSGPKVSIGKSTGKTVGAALASIVETSQRRVYWSNVRCYVFTASALKAGGTEYFDTLKRYRENRYTPWVFGTRESLEDILKAQAFFNMSPMMNITNEPEDNYRQRSMFRPIMALEYQVNLNEPGRTTLIPILSLAKKAWQTETAPDPKLKISGMFIISEKTFKGGLAKKQLMGLRWMDNHTERTPVETKSASLSIDSVKHKISYELRGGKPFFTIKVKAAGNNVELNNPQASEKMIGKEAEQQIASEIRRSYLAGLKLGVDLYSFKNKLFQKKYPNWNKVELDADSLAKIDVSVYVQHEGNLKRG; encoded by the coding sequence ATGCGAACAAGGCTGCAGCTGCGAATAACCACGCTGCTCTGCATGCTCTCGTGTCTGCTGCTCTTGAGCGGCTGCTGGGACATGAAGACGATGCAAAATCTGATTTACCCCATAGCACTCGGAATCGACTATAAGAACAACCAGTATGAGGCCTATGTCCAAACCGCCAACTTTAGCTATGTCGCCAAAACCGAAAGCGGCACTGGAAGCGGGCCTAAGGTCTCTATCGGCAAATCAACCGGAAAAACAGTAGGTGCCGCATTGGCCTCCATTGTCGAAACCTCGCAGCGCAGAGTCTATTGGAGCAATGTGCGCTGTTATGTGTTTACCGCAAGCGCGCTGAAGGCCGGAGGCACGGAATACTTCGATACGCTCAAGCGGTACCGCGAGAATCGTTATACGCCGTGGGTGTTCGGAACGCGGGAGTCGCTTGAAGATATCCTGAAGGCTCAAGCGTTCTTCAATATGTCCCCGATGATGAACATCACGAATGAGCCGGAGGACAATTACCGCCAACGGTCGATGTTTCGGCCGATCATGGCTCTGGAATATCAAGTCAATCTGAACGAGCCGGGGCGAACGACGCTTATTCCCATTCTCTCGCTAGCGAAAAAAGCTTGGCAGACCGAAACCGCACCTGACCCCAAGCTGAAGATTAGCGGCATGTTCATCATATCCGAGAAAACCTTTAAAGGCGGCTTAGCCAAAAAGCAGCTGATGGGTTTGCGCTGGATGGATAATCATACGGAACGAACGCCTGTCGAAACCAAATCCGCTTCCTTATCCATTGATTCCGTCAAACATAAGATTTCGTATGAACTGCGTGGCGGCAAGCCCTTCTTTACGATCAAGGTGAAAGCAGCCGGAAACAATGTGGAGCTGAACAATCCACAAGCGAGTGAAAAAATGATAGGCAAAGAAGCGGAGCAGCAGATCGCTAGCGAAATTCGGAGGAGTTATCTGGCAGGCCTGAAATTGGGCGTTGATTTGTACAGCTTCAAGAACAAGCTATTCCAGAAGAAATACCCGAACTGGAATAAAGTCGAGCTGGATGCAGATTCGTTAGCCAAAATCGACGTCAGCGTGTATGTCCAGCATGAAGGGAATTTGAAGAGAGGTTAG
- a CDS encoding L-threonylcarbamoyladenylate synthase, protein MNTMNTNRDMGNTMLWQVSGTAPQAGELAEAADLLREGGTVAFPTETVYGLGADARRTEAVERIFTAKGRPSDNPLIVHIADAAQLAELTLPLAAEAAALAERLMARFWPGPLTLVLPVKPGAVSPRVTAGLETVAVRMPAHPVALRLIAESGCPLAAPSANRSGRPSPTLASHVRDDLSGRIDGIVDGGAAGVGLESTVVEIVDGDSVRILRPGGVTAEALREVAAHVVYDAVAAPGAGTGESEGEGEGSSAADAAAPRSPGMKYAHYAPQGLMQLVKGEQDAVSAYIQAETVAARARGERTGVLAFAEHAARYDADCVLVVGSLAQLETAAYGLYGALREFDARGVQRIWAETCPEHGIGHALMNRLAKAAGHAVVRV, encoded by the coding sequence ATGAACACCATGAACACCAATAGGGATATGGGCAACACGATGTTATGGCAAGTCAGCGGCACAGCGCCGCAAGCCGGCGAGCTGGCGGAGGCGGCAGACCTGCTGCGTGAAGGAGGCACTGTCGCGTTTCCGACCGAAACGGTATACGGGCTCGGGGCCGATGCGCGGCGGACGGAAGCGGTGGAGCGGATCTTCACAGCAAAAGGCCGTCCTTCCGACAATCCGCTCATCGTGCATATCGCGGATGCGGCGCAGCTCGCGGAGCTAACGCTGCCGCTTGCTGCCGAGGCGGCTGCGCTTGCCGAGCGGTTGATGGCCCGGTTCTGGCCGGGACCGCTAACGCTTGTGCTGCCGGTGAAGCCGGGCGCTGTCTCGCCGCGCGTCACCGCAGGGCTCGAGACGGTCGCGGTGCGGATGCCCGCGCATCCCGTTGCACTGCGGCTCATCGCCGAGTCGGGCTGCCCGCTCGCTGCGCCGAGCGCGAATCGCTCGGGCCGTCCAAGCCCGACCTTGGCATCGCATGTGCGCGATGACCTGAGCGGGCGCATTGACGGCATCGTCGACGGCGGCGCGGCAGGGGTTGGCTTGGAATCGACCGTCGTCGAGATCGTGGACGGCGATTCCGTACGCATTCTGCGCCCTGGCGGCGTGACCGCCGAAGCGCTGCGCGAGGTCGCCGCGCATGTGGTATACGACGCCGTGGCAGCGCCCGGCGCCGGCACTGGCGAGAGCGAAGGCGAAGGCGAAGGCAGCTCCGCCGCGGATGCAGCGGCGCCGCGCTCGCCGGGCATGAAATACGCGCATTACGCCCCGCAAGGGCTGATGCAGCTGGTGAAGGGCGAGCAAGACGCCGTCTCCGCCTATATTCAGGCGGAGACCGTTGCGGCGCGGGCGCGCGGCGAGCGCACGGGCGTGCTCGCGTTTGCCGAGCATGCTGCTCGGTACGACGCTGACTGCGTGCTCGTCGTCGGCAGCCTCGCGCAGCTCGAAACGGCTGCGTACGGCCTGTATGGCGCGCTTCGCGAGTTCGACGCGCGAGGCGTGCAGCGCATCTGGGCCGAGACGTGCCCGGAGCACGGCATCGGCCATGCGCTCATGAACCGCTTGGCGAAAGCCGCCGGCCACGCCGTCGTGCGCGTCTAG
- the ychF gene encoding redox-regulated ATPase YchF has protein sequence MALKAGIVGLPNVGKSTLFNAITQAGAESANYPFCTIDPNVGVVEVPDTRLDKLTELVVPNKTVPTAFEFIDIAGIVKGASKGEGLGNKFLAHIREVDAIVHVVRCFQDDNITHVSGKVDPIGDINTINLELILADIDSVDRKIERSRKNLKGGDKKVVQEVETLEKVKEALYNDMPARSIDLTDDEKALIRDLHLLTMKPVLYAANVSEGEAANSDGNSYVELVREFAKTEGAEVVPISAKVESEIAELEGEDKEMFLEELGLTESGLNRLIRAAYKLLGLYTYFTAGVQEVRAWTIRKGMKAPQAAGVIHTDFERGFIRAEVVSYDDLIAAGSMNAAKEKGQLRLEGKEYVVQDGDVMHFRFNV, from the coding sequence ATGGCTTTGAAAGCTGGAATCGTCGGCTTGCCGAACGTGGGCAAATCGACTTTATTTAATGCAATTACACAGGCAGGCGCGGAGTCTGCGAACTATCCGTTCTGTACGATTGACCCGAACGTAGGCGTCGTAGAAGTACCGGATACGCGTTTGGATAAATTGACAGAGCTTGTTGTGCCTAACAAAACAGTGCCGACGGCGTTCGAGTTTATTGATATCGCAGGTATCGTAAAAGGCGCGAGCAAAGGCGAAGGTCTTGGTAACAAGTTCCTTGCTCATATCCGCGAAGTTGATGCGATTGTGCATGTTGTGCGCTGCTTCCAGGACGACAACATTACGCATGTATCCGGTAAAGTTGATCCAATCGGCGACATCAACACAATCAACCTTGAGCTGATTCTCGCGGATATCGATTCCGTTGACCGCAAGATCGAGCGTTCCCGCAAAAACCTTAAGGGCGGCGACAAGAAAGTCGTGCAAGAGGTAGAAACGCTGGAGAAAGTTAAAGAAGCGCTCTACAACGATATGCCGGCGCGCAGCATTGATCTCACTGATGATGAAAAAGCACTCATTCGTGATCTGCACCTGCTGACAATGAAGCCAGTGCTGTATGCAGCGAACGTGAGCGAAGGCGAAGCGGCAAATTCCGATGGCAACAGCTATGTGGAATTGGTTCGTGAATTCGCGAAGACTGAAGGCGCGGAAGTGGTGCCAATCAGCGCGAAGGTGGAGTCCGAGATCGCCGAGCTTGAAGGCGAGGACAAAGAGATGTTCCTCGAAGAGCTTGGTCTGACTGAATCCGGCCTGAACCGTCTGATTCGTGCAGCCTACAAGCTGCTTGGTCTGTACACGTACTTCACAGCAGGCGTACAAGAAGTCCGCGCGTGGACGATCCGTAAAGGCATGAAAGCTCCGCAAGCGGCAGGCGTTATCCATACCGATTTCGAGCGCGGCTTTATCCGTGCCGAGGTGGTATCGTATGACGATTTGATCGCGGCAGGCTCGATGAACGCGGCGAAGGAGAAAGGCCAGCTTCGTCTTGAAGGTAAAGAGTATGTGGTGCAGGACGGCGATGTTATGCACTTCCGTTTCAACGTATAG
- the prmC gene encoding peptide chain release factor N(5)-glutamine methyltransferase produces MVNQDAEGAGFSLLVPMTIADVCLKATVLLNERGIMEPRNNAELLLLHVLGLSRTELLRDWRELFPPQHYKRWRELLARKAAGEPVQYLIGEQWFYGLPFAVTPAVLIPRPETELLVEAVLEAADKLWPQARGEAGAGDGVEVPTVVDVGTGSGAIGVTLAALRPQWRVCASDLSPDALAVARTNAERHALAARMTFVQGDLLGPFAAQQPPRPGAEGHAEAQAGGVAGLRIDVLVSNPPYIPAGDIAGLQPEVRDHEPRLALDGGDDGLTPYRRMAEQLAELSAMPRIVGFELGMGQAEAVAELLRGIGAWRDVRIIDDYAGIGRHVLAVE; encoded by the coding sequence ATGGTGAACCAGGATGCGGAAGGGGCCGGCTTCTCGCTGCTCGTGCCTATGACGATCGCAGATGTATGCTTGAAAGCGACCGTGCTGCTGAATGAACGCGGCATTATGGAGCCGCGCAACAATGCGGAGCTGTTGCTGCTGCATGTGCTGGGGCTTTCTCGCACGGAGCTGCTGCGCGATTGGCGCGAGCTGTTCCCGCCGCAGCATTACAAGCGGTGGAGGGAGCTCCTTGCTCGCAAAGCCGCTGGCGAGCCAGTGCAATATTTGATCGGCGAGCAGTGGTTCTACGGCTTGCCGTTCGCGGTGACGCCGGCCGTGCTTATTCCACGGCCGGAGACAGAGCTGCTCGTCGAGGCCGTGCTGGAGGCCGCGGACAAGCTGTGGCCGCAGGCGCGCGGTGAAGCTGGCGCCGGCGACGGTGTTGAGGTGCCGACCGTGGTCGATGTCGGCACAGGCAGCGGCGCCATTGGCGTGACGCTCGCTGCGCTGCGTCCGCAGTGGCGTGTCTGCGCGTCCGATCTGTCGCCGGACGCGCTGGCGGTCGCCCGCACGAACGCGGAGCGCCATGCGCTTGCTGCGCGCATGACGTTCGTGCAGGGCGACCTGCTCGGGCCGTTCGCGGCGCAGCAGCCGCCACGGCCCGGCGCAGAGGGGCACGCCGAAGCGCAAGCCGGTGGCGTAGCCGGCTTGCGCATCGACGTGCTGGTCTCGAACCCGCCGTACATCCCGGCGGGGGATATTGCCGGCCTTCAGCCGGAGGTGCGCGATCACGAGCCGCGCCTCGCGCTCGACGGCGGCGATGACGGCCTGACGCCGTATCGGCGCATGGCCGAGCAGCTCGCGGAGCTGTCCGCGATGCCGCGCATCGTCGGCTTCGAGCTTGGCATGGGCCAAGCTGAAGCGGTCGCGGAGCTGCTTCGCGGCATCGGCGCGTGGCGCGATGTGCGCATCATCGACGACTACGCCGGCATCGGCCGGCATGTGCTGGCGGTGGAATAG
- a CDS encoding GerAB/ArcD/ProY family transporter produces MSQFSNPKISSLHATLFCINEITTLAQVSAFAILPSIAKRDAVISCAIGLIAYWCYTLWLFTILNKQTPGRSFLDALASKIGPVAAGILKGWILLYLVCEAFIICRGYIVFIKTMILPATPVWAITLPTLMLSVYLSLKGIKPLAIMITILTPAIVFMFLLQSVFTIRFDHFELLLPLFSEGWQPILHGALIPFRCGVDAFVLLLIVPQIQGRVKLSHLVASILYVTILLLNTTVSILTTFGPYEAIKQRYPSYMQWRLVRISSFIEHVDFFAMFQWTAMDIVMLALAMWIIMNLFFKKDLHQRIGSLTLAAILLVGMELHIGDEAFAVLRNYYYPISTISVLCWTAIAQLTTRKGVTS; encoded by the coding sequence ATGTCGCAATTTTCCAATCCCAAAATTAGCAGCCTGCACGCTACCCTGTTCTGCATCAATGAAATTACTACACTAGCGCAAGTGTCCGCATTCGCCATTCTTCCTTCAATCGCAAAACGCGATGCCGTCATCAGCTGCGCGATCGGATTAATCGCCTATTGGTGCTATACCCTATGGCTCTTCACGATTCTAAATAAACAGACGCCGGGCCGGTCGTTCCTGGACGCTCTCGCTTCCAAGATCGGTCCTGTGGCAGCGGGCATCTTAAAAGGCTGGATTCTCCTTTATTTAGTTTGCGAAGCGTTTATTATCTGCCGAGGCTATATCGTCTTTATAAAAACGATGATCCTCCCCGCAACGCCGGTCTGGGCCATCACACTCCCAACGTTGATGCTATCCGTTTATTTGTCCCTCAAAGGAATCAAGCCGCTTGCCATTATGATTACGATCTTAACGCCAGCTATTGTATTCATGTTTCTGCTGCAATCGGTGTTTACCATCAGGTTCGATCATTTCGAGCTGCTTCTGCCATTGTTCAGCGAAGGTTGGCAGCCGATCCTGCATGGCGCGCTTATCCCTTTTCGCTGCGGCGTAGATGCCTTTGTCCTCCTGCTCATCGTCCCTCAAATCCAGGGCCGTGTGAAGCTTAGCCATCTCGTTGCCTCCATCCTATATGTCACCATCCTTCTCCTTAATACGACGGTCTCGATTCTCACAACGTTCGGTCCTTACGAAGCGATCAAGCAGCGTTATCCGAGCTATATGCAGTGGCGGCTTGTTCGCATTAGCAGCTTCATCGAGCATGTGGACTTCTTCGCCATGTTCCAATGGACAGCCATGGATATCGTTATGCTCGCATTAGCCATGTGGATTATCATGAATCTCTTCTTCAAAAAGGACCTGCACCAGCGTATCGGAAGCCTTACGCTGGCTGCTATACTGCTCGTCGGGATGGAGCTTCACATCGGAGATGAAGCCTTCGCCGTACTGCGCAACTATTACTACCCGATATCTACGATCTCTGTCCTTTGCTGGACCGCCATCGCCCAACTGACAACGAGGAAAGGAGTGACTTCATGA
- a CDS encoding spore germination protein yields the protein MKIKDAQEADVRALLGGCYDVKFEKHGSAVTVYCDGMADHKQLSSHVLPRLDDMIRNDEIPLLGENEELEQLAQAVFSGYAVFLFFSRNGTVAYEADISNPPGRSPEESASETSIRGPRDGFTEELSTNIALIRKRLKTESLRYEHFTIGKRGKTALGLLYIQDVIHPPIVEEARNRIRRIDVDSLIGSGQLEEYLSDSSDSIFPLVDYIGRPDFAVETLLRGRFVILADGFPIAIIGPTSLTEQLKSPEDAHFSYAYTFMQRLLRLVGLIVAMTLPGLYVAFICYNIDQVPFYLMSTIAVARAGIPFPAPLEALFMMGLFELFREAGIRLPKAVGQTVTVVGGLIIGDAAIRSGLASPTLLMVIAVTAVASFSLVNQSLTGTVTIVRIYILIISSCLGIYGFCIGVLSVLAYTCTLTSFGTSYWAPLDDIRFKSALLALANRPFKSKKQRPGSLHSTDTSNQGG from the coding sequence ATGAAAATCAAAGATGCTCAGGAAGCGGACGTGCGCGCGTTATTGGGCGGCTGCTACGATGTGAAGTTTGAGAAGCACGGTAGTGCGGTCACGGTATATTGCGACGGGATGGCGGATCATAAGCAGCTGTCCTCTCATGTGCTGCCCCGATTAGACGATATGATCAGGAACGATGAGATCCCTCTCCTCGGAGAGAACGAGGAGCTCGAGCAGCTGGCACAAGCGGTTTTCTCCGGTTATGCCGTCTTCTTGTTCTTCTCACGGAACGGCACGGTCGCCTACGAAGCCGATATTTCGAATCCGCCCGGCCGAAGCCCGGAGGAGTCGGCAAGCGAAACGTCTATTCGAGGACCGCGTGACGGATTTACGGAAGAGCTGTCTACGAATATCGCGCTGATCCGCAAGCGGTTGAAGACGGAATCGCTCCGCTATGAACATTTTACGATCGGCAAGCGCGGAAAAACCGCTCTTGGTCTTCTCTATATTCAAGACGTGATTCATCCGCCCATCGTGGAGGAAGCGCGTAATCGAATACGGAGAATCGACGTCGATTCTCTCATAGGCAGCGGTCAGCTCGAGGAATATCTGAGCGATTCCAGTGATTCGATCTTTCCGCTTGTCGATTACATCGGTCGGCCTGATTTTGCAGTCGAAACGCTGCTTCGCGGCAGATTCGTCATCTTGGCGGATGGCTTCCCGATTGCCATCATCGGACCAACGAGTCTCACCGAGCAGTTGAAATCACCGGAGGACGCCCATTTTTCATATGCGTATACGTTTATGCAGCGCTTGCTCCGGCTCGTCGGATTGATCGTCGCGATGACCTTGCCGGGCCTCTACGTTGCTTTTATTTGTTACAACATCGATCAGGTCCCGTTCTACTTGATGTCCACTATCGCAGTCGCTCGTGCAGGCATTCCTTTCCCCGCGCCGCTTGAGGCGCTGTTCATGATGGGGCTATTCGAGCTCTTCCGGGAAGCAGGCATTCGGCTGCCCAAGGCGGTCGGACAAACCGTCACGGTCGTAGGAGGGCTCATTATAGGCGATGCCGCTATCAGATCCGGACTTGCATCTCCGACGCTCCTGATGGTCATTGCCGTTACGGCCGTTGCGTCCTTCTCGCTCGTCAACCAGTCGCTGACAGGAACGGTGACGATTGTGCGTATTTATATTCTGATTATCTCATCTTGCTTAGGCATTTACGGATTTTGCATTGGCGTTCTATCTGTTCTAGCCTATACCTGCACATTGACCTCCTTCGGCACCTCCTATTGGGCGCCGCTGGACGACATTCGCTTCAAGTCCGCGCTCTTAGCTCTTGCGAATCGACCCTTCAAGTCGAAGAAACAAAGACCCGGCTCTCTTCACTCGACAGATACATCTAATCAAGGAGGGTGA
- the prfA gene encoding peptide chain release factor 1, giving the protein MLDRLQALADRYEKLSELLCDPDVSSDPKRLRELSKEQSDLQAPYEAYTEYKQVSEQLDDAKVMQGEKLDDEMREMVKMEIDELSTRKEELEAHIQFLLLPKDPNDDKNVIVEIRGAAGGDEAALFASDLYRMYMKYADTQGWRVELMEASESDLGGFKEVIFMVTGKGAYSKLKFESGAHRVQRIPVTESGGRIHTSTSTVAVMPEVEEVEVEILDKDIRVDTYCSSGAGGQSVNTTKSAVRVLHVPTGIMAQCQDGKSQNENKAKALQVLRARISDLHRQEEEAKYAGERKSKVGTGDRSERIRTYNYPQSRVTDHRIGLTLHKLDSVLNGDMEEIINALTLTAQTELMERENLA; this is encoded by the coding sequence GTGTTGGACCGTTTACAAGCACTCGCAGACCGGTATGAGAAATTGAGCGAGCTGTTGTGTGATCCTGACGTATCAAGCGACCCGAAGCGTCTGCGCGAACTCTCCAAGGAGCAGTCGGATTTGCAGGCTCCTTATGAAGCATACACAGAATACAAGCAAGTATCGGAGCAGCTTGACGATGCGAAAGTGATGCAAGGCGAGAAGCTCGACGATGAAATGCGCGAAATGGTGAAGATGGAAATCGATGAATTGAGCACGCGCAAGGAAGAGCTGGAAGCACATATTCAATTCCTGCTGCTGCCGAAAGACCCGAATGACGACAAGAACGTTATTGTTGAGATTCGCGGTGCGGCTGGCGGCGACGAGGCGGCATTGTTCGCATCAGACTTGTACCGCATGTACATGAAGTACGCGGATACGCAAGGCTGGAGAGTGGAATTGATGGAAGCGAGCGAGAGCGATCTCGGCGGCTTCAAAGAGGTTATCTTCATGGTGACGGGCAAAGGCGCGTACAGCAAGCTGAAGTTCGAGAGCGGCGCGCACCGTGTACAGCGTATTCCGGTAACGGAATCGGGCGGACGTATTCATACGTCGACATCGACTGTTGCGGTTATGCCAGAGGTTGAAGAGGTTGAGGTTGAAATCCTCGACAAAGATATTCGTGTCGATACGTACTGCTCCAGCGGCGCTGGCGGTCAGTCCGTTAATACGACGAAGTCTGCCGTGCGCGTTCTTCACGTGCCGACAGGCATCATGGCGCAGTGCCAAGACGGCAAATCGCAGAACGAGAACAAGGCGAAGGCGCTGCAAGTGCTTCGTGCGCGTATCTCCGATCTGCACCGTCAAGAGGAAGAAGCGAAGTATGCCGGCGAACGTAAGAGCAAAGTCGGTACGGGCGACCGCTCTGAGCGCATTCGGACGTACAATTATCCGCAAAGCCGTGTAACGGACCACCGGATCGGCCTTACGCTTCATAAGCTGGATTCCGTACTTAACGGAGACATGGAAGAGATCATTAACGCACTGACATTGACCGCTCAAACGGAATTGATGGAGCGCGAGAATCTCGCATAA
- the spoIIR gene encoding stage II sporulation protein R, translating into MIRTYSRFPYRPVYGYVLLLAALLLMSWESQRADAAIAGGSIPAESIRLRILANSDSAMDQLVKREVRDAVVAQMDTWVTGPQTIEEARLTIRSHMHDIETIVGETLQARGFHYGYKAELGIVPFPTKIYGTEVYPAGNYEALRITLGAGAGQNWWCVLFPPLCFVDAVSGEASTPATAAVATNAAKTTTVKDAEGSSNVDAAAKVQDAASKSESDNKGGAVQNTDAAAKQPEVRFFLWDVIKSIVSFFRHLFS; encoded by the coding sequence ATGATCCGCACTTATTCCCGTTTTCCTTATCGTCCTGTTTATGGTTATGTTCTTCTTCTTGCAGCACTGCTGCTTATGAGCTGGGAGAGCCAGCGCGCTGACGCGGCAATTGCCGGCGGCAGCATTCCGGCGGAATCCATACGCTTGCGTATTCTCGCAAACTCCGATTCTGCGATGGATCAGCTTGTTAAGCGCGAAGTGCGCGATGCGGTTGTTGCTCAAATGGACACATGGGTTACGGGTCCGCAGACCATTGAAGAAGCACGGCTTACCATTCGTTCGCACATGCATGACATTGAGACGATTGTAGGGGAAACATTGCAAGCACGCGGTTTTCACTATGGATATAAAGCGGAGCTCGGCATCGTGCCGTTTCCAACTAAAATATATGGAACTGAAGTATACCCTGCCGGCAACTACGAAGCGCTTCGGATTACGCTTGGTGCTGGCGCAGGTCAGAACTGGTGGTGCGTGCTGTTCCCTCCGCTCTGCTTCGTGGATGCAGTAAGCGGTGAAGCTTCGACGCCGGCAACAGCGGCCGTGGCAACAAACGCGGCGAAGACGACGACGGTGAAGGATGCAGAAGGAAGCAGCAATGTGGACGCAGCAGCGAAGGTGCAGGATGCAGCATCCAAGTCTGAGTCTGACAATAAAGGCGGCGCGGTGCAAAATACAGACGCTGCAGCAAAGCAGCCGGAAGTCCGCTTCTTCCTGTGGGATGTCATCAAGTCGATTGTAAGCTTCTTCCGCCACCTGTTCAGCTAA
- a CDS encoding MDR family MFS transporter, producing the protein MQPPAPASQQHIRVLPIMIAIFFGSFISTLNISTINIAIPVLSEHFHASLSTIQWTLTGFMLAMGTFAPITGYFGERFSYKRLYIFALSGFTVASICCALAWSAHSLIAFRILQGAFSGLISPVTMAIVYQVIPREKQPMAISFWAASSMLAPAIGPTFSGWLLDNVSWHWLFWVNVPIAAIGMMLIIPFIPYYRLNVPKSFDFIGFITVIISSASLLVALSNGHTWGWSGAKTIALIIIGVIFLLLFIWRELTCETPLLNLRIFRISRYTISLTITSIVTISLYSGTFLSPVFLQNIQHVSTLDTGLILLPASLAMALMTPIVGKLFVRFGPRPLLITGVLLMAGGTLPLSWLSVDIPHGYILFWMIIRNLGISFAMMPASNSGMQAVPKQFSGHASSLTNWIRNVLGSFAIAIFTTMLSSRSITHGKDLAKAGATDPAYIKIMAFTMSVNDVYLIASIIVIVALPVAFFIPKLKRETDSLKSAA; encoded by the coding sequence ATGCAGCCACCTGCACCAGCATCGCAGCAGCACATTCGGGTTCTTCCCATTATGATTGCCATCTTCTTCGGCAGCTTCATCTCGACGCTCAACATCAGCACGATTAACATTGCGATTCCGGTGCTGTCTGAACATTTTCACGCTTCGCTCAGCACCATCCAGTGGACATTGACCGGCTTTATGCTCGCAATGGGTACTTTTGCTCCGATTACCGGCTACTTCGGGGAACGGTTCAGCTACAAGCGGCTCTATATCTTCGCCCTATCCGGCTTTACGGTCGCTTCCATCTGCTGCGCGCTCGCATGGAGCGCTCATTCGCTTATTGCATTCCGCATCCTGCAAGGCGCATTCAGCGGCCTGATCTCACCGGTTACGATGGCAATTGTCTATCAAGTCATACCGCGCGAGAAACAGCCGATGGCGATCAGCTTCTGGGCGGCATCCAGCATGCTCGCTCCGGCTATCGGTCCAACCTTCAGCGGCTGGCTGCTCGATAACGTCAGCTGGCACTGGCTGTTCTGGGTGAACGTGCCGATTGCGGCAATCGGCATGATGCTGATCATTCCATTCATTCCGTATTACCGGCTGAATGTGCCGAAGTCCTTCGATTTCATCGGTTTCATCACCGTCATTATAAGCAGCGCGTCGCTGCTCGTCGCCCTCTCGAACGGTCATACTTGGGGCTGGAGTGGCGCTAAGACCATTGCGCTGATCATCATCGGAGTCATTTTCCTGCTGCTCTTCATCTGGCGGGAGCTGACATGCGAGACGCCGCTGCTCAATCTGCGCATCTTCCGCATCAGCCGTTACACCATCTCGCTTACGATAACGAGCATTGTGACGATCAGCTTGTATTCCGGCACTTTCCTGTCACCTGTATTTCTGCAAAATATCCAGCACGTCTCGACGCTCGATACCGGCCTTATTCTGCTGCCGGCATCTCTTGCAATGGCGCTGATGACGCCGATTGTCGGCAAGCTCTTCGTTCGCTTCGGCCCTCGCCCGCTGCTCATTACAGGCGTGCTGCTGATGGCTGGAGGTACGCTGCCGCTTAGCTGGCTCAGCGTCGATATTCCGCACGGGTATATTTTGTTCTGGATGATTATTCGGAACCTCGGCATTTCCTTTGCAATGATGCCAGCAAGCAACTCTGGTATGCAAGCTGTACCGAAGCAGTTCAGCGGCCACGCTTCGTCGCTGACCAACTGGATCAGAAATGTGCTCGGCTCCTTCGCAATCGCCATATTCACGACGATGCTGTCCTCCCGCTCCATAACGCACGGGAAGGATCTCGCGAAGGCAGGAGCAACCGATCCGGCCTATATCAAAATCATGGCGTTCACGATGAGCGTAAACGACGTCTATCTCATTGCCAGCATCATCGTTATTGTCGCGCTGCCGGTAGCTTTCTTCATTCCGAAGCTCAAGCGCGAAACAGATTCCCTTAAGAGCGCAGCCTAA